The Streptomyces sp. R28 region TCCGGCCCCTGGCAGTGGACGGACGACACGGAGATGGCCTGTTCCGTGGTCGCGGTCCTGGCCGTCGACCACTGCATCGACCAGGACGTTCTGGCTCGCTCTTTCGCCGAGCACCACGACTTCGACCGTGGCTACGGCCCTGCGGTCAACCGGCTGCTGCGTTTGGTCCGGGAGGGTGGGGACTGGCGGGAGCTCTCGGCCGCGCTCTTCAACGGACAGGGGTCCTGGGGCAACGGCGCCGCGATGCGGATCGCTCCCCTGGGGGCTTGGTACGCGGACGACCCGGAGCAGGCGACCCACCAGGCCGAGATCTCGGCCTACCCCACGCATCAGCACCGCGAAGCCGTCGTCGGCGCCATGGCCGTCGCCGCGGCTGCCGCGCTGGCTGCTGCGCCCGGTGGTCCGCCGAGCCCTGAATCGCTCCTCGACGATGTCGTCGCTCTCGTCCCGAAGAGTGCGGTCGGCGCGGGACTACGGCGCGCCCGGGACATGCTCGACTACGGCGACGCGGCCACGGTCGCGGCCGTTCTGGGCTGCGGGCGGCGTACGACGGCCCACGACACGGTGCCCTTCGCGCTCTGGTCGGCCGCGCGTGCTCTCGGTGACTACGAGCAGGCCTTCTGGACGACCGCGCAGGTCGGCGGAGACGTGGACACCACGTGCGCCATCGTGGGCGGAGTGATCGGCTCCGGGAAGGCGGGGTCGGTGCCGACCGAGTGGGTGGCGCGTACCGAGGCCTTGCCGGAGTGGGTTCCGACGTCGGCGTAGCGCAGTTCCTCGGCCCTGAGCGAATCCGAGCCTTGTCGGAATCTCAAATAACTTTCTGTGCATGCCGGGAACTCTGCGTGACCGCAGGTCCGTTGTCGTGGCAGTTGGTGTGCGAGCGCCGGGGCCGCACACACAGGTGACACGCGAGGGGCACAGGGGGTGGAGCCATGGAGCTCATGTCGGTGCTGGGCCTGCTGTTCGCGGCGGCCGCTGCGGCGTCGGGCAGGCTCCGGCTTTCCTGTGCTGCCGGAGCCTGCCCGGCGGCGGTCTCCGTGAGGGTGGTGCGGGTGATCGGCTCGTCGTCCCCGTCATCGGTCCCCCTGACGGGATCCGGCCACCCGCGGCCCTTCGCGGGCCCGGCCGGTTCAGCCGGCCATCGGACCCGACGTCCCGGCGAGGGCATCCAGGTCGCTCTTGCGGACCCGGATCACCAGCCAAGCGGTAGCCAGGGCGAGTACGGCCATCGCAGCGGCCGCCACAAAGCCCGTCGAGATGCCCTGTGTGAGCACCTCGTGACCCCACGGGCCGGGCAGTTGCTGGGTTTTGGCGAACTCCGCCTTCTGCTCGGCAGACCCCTCCGCCATGAACTTCGGCAACTGCTTCTCGGCCTCGTCCTTGCTGGCCGATCCGAACACCGTCGTCAGGATGGACAGGCCGAGCGAACCACCCACCTGCTGCGTGGCGTTGAGCAGCCCGGACGCGGCACCGGCCTCGTGCTGGGCGACGCCGGAGACCGCGGTGAGCGTCAGCGTCACGAAGTTCAGGCCCATGCCGAAGCCGAAGGCCAGCATCGGCCCGAGCACTCCGCCCACGTACGAGCTGTCGGCGCTGATCAGGGTCTGCCAGGCAAGCCCGATCGCCGTCAGTGCCGAGCCCGCGAGCATGAACGGCTTGGGGCCGAGCACCGGCAGGAAGCGCTGCGACAGGCCCGCGCCCAGCGCGATCACGACCGTCACCGGCAGGAAGGCGAGACCGGCCTCGATCGGGCTGTACTGCAGCACGTTCTGCACGAAGAGCACGATGTAGAAGAACATCCCGAACATCGCCGCAGCGAGGCTCAGCATGATCACATACGTGCCCGAGCGGTTGCGGTCGGCGAACATCCTGAGCGGGGTTATGGGTTCCTTGGCCCGCGACTCGATGAACGCGAAGGTCAGCAGAAGGGCCACTGCGGCGCCGAAGGACCCGATCGTCAGGTTGTCCCGCCAGCCCTCGTCCGCCGCGCGGATGAAGCCGTAGACCAGGGACGCCATGCCTGCCGTCGAGGTCAGTGCGCCAGCGATGTCGAAGCGGCCGCTGTGCCGTTCGGACTCGCTGATGTACAGCGGCGTGAGCACGGCGATCACGATGCCGATCGGTACGTTGACGAAGAGCACCCACCGCCAGTCGAGCCACTCGGTGAGCATGCCGCCCGCGAGCAGACCGATGGCGCCACCGCCTGCGGAGACGGCGGCGAAGACACCGAACGCGCGGTTGCGTTCCGGGCCTTCGGGGAACGTGGTGGTGATGAGCGCCAGCGAAGTGGGCGAAGCGATCGCGCCACCGACGCCTTGGAGTACGCGCGCGGCCAGCAACTGCCAGGGTTCCTGGGCGAGTCCGCCGAGGAGCGAGGCGAGAGTGAACAGCAGGATGCCGGCCATGAACACACGGCGGCGGCCCAGGATGTCACCGGCCCGGCCGCCGAGCAGCAGCAGACCGCCGAAGGTGAGTGTGTAGGCGCTGACGACCCAGGTGAGGTCGGTGGTGCTGAACTTGAGCGCGTCTTGAATGTGCGGGAGTGCAATGTTCACAATCGTCGCGTCGAGTACCACCATGAGTTGGCAGGCCGCGATGACGGTGAGTGCGATGCCGGGATGTCCTTCCCGGCGGGCCGCACCTGGTTTCTGGTCCTTGATCAACTGAGAGGTTGTCACTATAGGTCCCCCACAAGTGCCTTAGTGAACGCTCGCGTTCACTGTCGCGTCAACCGTAGTGAGTCCCCAGTAGTGAACGCAAGCGTTCACTGATGTCGTCATCGCGCGTTGTATTCCCCGCAGTTGCCGCGCGATGCCCCGTGTCCCCGGAATCCCTGCTTCCCTTGTTCGTTGGAGACGCCCAGATGGTTACCTCGCGCTGGACGGCCGCCCCCGCTCAGACGGCCTCCCTGCGCCGGCGCGGCGCCGTGCTCGATCGCGCGATCCTCGATGCCGCGCTGGAACAGCTCAGTACGGTCGGCTGGAACGGCCTCACCATGGAGGGCGTCGCCGCCGGCGCCCAGACCGGCAAGGCCGCCGTCTATCGACGCTGGCCGTCCAAAGAGGACCTCGTCGCCGATGCGCTGCGTGCCGGACTGCCGCGCTTCGAGTCGGTTCCCGACCTGGGGAGCGTGCGCGAGGATCTGCTCGAGCTGTGCCGACAGGCGCGGGAGGCGATGTTCTCGCGCCCCGGTTTCGCCTTGCGTTCAGTGATTCACGAATGCGACAGCCTCCAGGCCGAACGCTTCCATGGAGTGATCTTCGAAGGCGTCGTGGAGCCGACCATCAGATTGCTCCGCGAGGTCGTCACCCGTGGGATTGAGCGGGGAGAAGTGCGGGCCGACGCAGCGAACGGCTATGTCTTCGACGCTATTCCGGCGATGATGATGTACCGATCAAAGGTGTGCGCGAGCGAATGGAATGACCGGGATCTGGAGGAGATGGTCGACCAGTTGATGCTTCCCCTGCTCCGTCCGACAGGCCTCTGAGTCGTCGCTTCGCCGGCCTGGAGGCTGCTTCGGTGAACCGGGGTGTCGAAGCGGGTTCCGGGCGGCGTAGGCTAAGGGCGCCATGCCGTACGAACCGCCTACTCACACCGTCGAGCGCTCCCTTCGAGCCACGACCGGAGCGAAGATCATTGCCGGTGTCGACGAGGTGGGGCGCGGTGCGTGGGCTGGCCCTGTCACCGTCTGCGCGGCTGTCACCGGACTGCGCCGGCCCCCCACAGGTCTCACCGACTCCAAGCTGCTCACCGTCAAACGGCGCACCGAGCTCGCCGAGAAGCTGCAGACGTGGGTGACGTCGTACGCCCTCGGGCACGCCTCTCCGGAGGAGATCGACGACCTGGGGATGACGGCCGCGCTGCGGCTCGCGGCGGGGCGCGCCCTGGAGACCCTGCCGGTCCGCCCGGACGCCGTGATCCTCGACGGGAAGCACGACTATCTCGGGACTCCCTGGAGGGTCCGTACGGTGATCAAGGGCGACCGGTCGTGCGTGGCGGTCGCAGCGGCCTCGGTGATCGCCAAGGTTCAGCGCGACAAAATGATGGCCGAACTGGGTATCGACCATGCAGACTTCGGTTTTGCGGACAACGCCGGGTATCCGTCGCCCGTGCACAAGGCCGCACTGGCGGAGCGGGGACCCACCCCGTACCACCGGTTGTCGTGGGCGTATCTTGATGCGCTGCCCCAGTGGCGGCACCTCAAGAAGGTCCGCACTTGGGTGGAAGGAAGCGTTCCGGAGGTCGAAGGGCAGCTCGGCTTCGATTTCTGACGATTCCGCTCGCACTTGTGTGCCACCCGCCGATGCGAGCCGTACCAGCGTTTGATAAAAATCAGCTCATGCCTCTCATTCCCGAGGAGCCTCAGATTTACGAGAGTGCCCAGGGTCCCAGCGCGACTCCGGCCAGCGGCCGCACCGCGTCGACCCCCCGCCCCGTACCCGGCCCCCGCCCCGCGGCTCCGTCGCGTCCCGGCCGCCCCGGACCCCCGCGGCCCGCGCCGCCGGTGCAACGTGCGCCACGTGACGTGGCCGTGGCCAAGCCCGCGCCGTCGGGCCCGCCTGCCCCTGCCGCCTCCGCCCAGGCTGCGGCGACCCCGCAGATCCAGCTGATCCCGGCCTCGCCCGAGGGAGCGCTCGACGCTGCCGAGGAAGCCGTCGACCTGCTCCTGGAGTCGGGCCGTGCCCCCGGCGACGTGCTGGTGCTCACCACGGGTGAGCAGCACCCGTGGGCCGCCCATGAGCTGTCCTTCGGCGAAGGCTCCTACTGGGCGCAGCACGACGCGGGTGACGACGTCTTCTACGCCGATGCCTCCGTTGCGGGCCGTGCCGCGGCGCGTCCCGTGGTCGTGGTCGCCGTCAACGGCGGTTCCGACACCGCGGCCGCCACCGCCCTCCCTCTGGCCCTCGGCCAGGCAGGTGCCCTGTTGATCGTCTGCGGCGACCCGCAGCAGATCAACTCGGTGCTGGGCGCGGGCGTCTGAGCCGGTTCCGGCTCGTCCGGGGGACACTCCGCACGACACGGGGGTCAGGGCGCCGCTGAGGTGGCGTCCGCACGGCGAGGCTTTCGGTGTGCGCGGACGCGTGGAGCGCTCGCCGTGCGCAGGCCGCGTTGGTTCGGGGTGCAGGTCCGCGCGCCTTACGGATGCGTCGTCGTGGGGGCGCCCAGACGCGCGGGCAGCGCGACTTGCCTGGCACACGCCGCTGCGAAGGTGTCCGTGAGGGAGCACCCGGACCGGTTCATCGCGTGAGCTGATCCGTCCCGCGCTCCCATCCCCGTGGCCCGTCCCCGCCGGCGGCGGCTCAGTGGTGCTCGGGGTGGACCTGGGCTCGCGGGCTTGGTCGTCGTACTCGGCCCGCCGTATCGCGCACGCAGTACGGCGCCGCCGTGCCGTCGGCCGAACACTCCTGTCGGTGTCCTCAGCGCGCCGCCGCGCGCCGGAGGACCTCCGAGGCCGCGCCGCCGGTGCGGGGCAACGGGAGCGGTGACTCGGACGTGGCGAAGGGCTCCGGCGTCGAGTCGGCGTTGGGCCGGCGGCCGCCGCGACCCTCGCCGAGGACCTGCCAGCCGTCACGGGTCAGCGTGATGTACGCCCCGCAGCGCAGGCCGTGCAGGGTGCAGGCGTCACGCAGGCCCCACATCCACGCGCCGTCCTCCTCCGTCCAACGAGCGTTGCCCTCGCGGCAGTAGAGCAGTACCGCGGTACGTACCGGAGTGCGGCGCCGCAGGTCGTGCGGGATGACGCGGCGCAACTGGGCGAGCAGCGCGTTGCGGAACATCCAGCCGTCGGCCGGAGCGGGGCGGCGGGTGAAGGAGGCGCTCGCACGCAGCCGCTCTTCCGCGTCGAGCACGGCCACGATCGCGGTCGCCGGCCCTGGCCGGTGCCGTGAGTGCAGACCGCTGACGACCTCGCGGGGGTTGCGCAGCAGCGGGATTCCCGCGGCAGCCCACTCCGCGGGTTCGAGCATGCGGGCCAGGGGGTTGGCGGATGCGGCGGACAGGTCGGCTGACGTCGACATGGATGCCGCGGAGGACGGAGCGAATCCGAAGGTCACGGTCCTCCCTTCGGCTACGCGCCCACACTGCGGGCGAGGTCGGATTCGGGGGAGCGCACACCGCAGCAGAGCCCTACCGGATCACGGACGAGCCGTGCGGGGAGCGGACTTCAATTCTTCCTGTCGAACCTGGATGCGGCAACGAGCAATTGGCGCCACCGACCGATATCTGGTGGTGCGCGGGTTATATCCCTACCCACTGCGTCACTGTGCGACGCATGCGACGACCGTGCACAACCAGGTCGCACGGCGTAGACGCATGGGAGGGGTCCCGAGCACGGACCGGTGTGGGCGGGGATTCGTGCGGCGCGGATGTCGCGGACGGGTGTCTCGTGTGGCACGCACGCGACGAGCATGCGATCGACCTTGCACGGCCAGGCTCGTCAACCCTGCATGGCGAGGACCAGCGGCATCACCCCCTGTGCACCGGCACGTCGGAGAATCCGGGCCGCGACCGCCAGGGTCCAGCCTGTCTCGGTGAAGTCGTCCACCAGCAGCACTGGGCCCGGGGTCTCGGCGAGAGCCGAAGCCAGGGTGGGCGGCAGGGTGAGTGCGCCGTCGAGTGCCTTGAGGCGCTGGGCGCTGTTGCTCCGGGAGAGCTGGGGTGCCTCGCCGGTGTACTGCAGGGAACCAAGCAGCGGGAGTCTGCCGACCTCTGCGATGCGTGCGCCCAGTGAGTTGATCAGTTGCGGACGTGTGCGTGAGGCGACCGTGACGACGCCGACCGGGCGCGGTGGGGCGTCCTGAGCTCCGGAGGCCCAACCGCCCGGTCCCTTGGCCCAGTCGACCAGTACACCCACGACCGCCTTGGCCACGTCGTCGGGCACGGGCCCGTCCGGGGCGTGGGGTGCGAGCATCGGTCGCAGCCGGTTGCCCCAGCCGATGTCCGACAGTCGTCCCAAAGCCCGCCCCGGTGCGGCCTGTTCACCGGCCGGGATACGCCCCTTGAGGTCGACGCCGATGGCGGGCAGACCGGTCGGCCACATACGGCGCGGCTCCACCTCGACTCCCGCCCGAACGAGGTCGACGCGTGCGGCGTCCAGTGCGACCGTGGACGTATCGGCAGTGAAGCGCGCGCCCGCGCAGTTGTCGCAGCGACCGCAGGGCTTGGCCTCCTCGTCGTCGAGCTGACGCTGCAGGAACTCCATCCGGCAGCCCGTAGTCGAGGCGTACTCGCGCATCGCCTGCTGCTCGGCCTTGCGCTGCTTGGCGACCCAGTCGTAGCGCTCGGACTCGTACGTCCATGGCTGTCCGGTCGCGATCCAGCCACCCTTGACCCGCCGGACCGCCCCGTCCACGTCGAGGACCTTGAGCATGGTCTCCAAACGGGAGCGGCGAAGCTCCACCAAGGGCTCCAGGGCGGGCAGCGACAGTGGCCTGTCCGCCCGCGCGAGGACGTCGAGAGTGCGGCGCACCAGGTCCTCCGAAGGGAAGGCGAGCGAGGCGAAGTACTGCCAGATCGCCTCGTCCTCCTGGCCTGGAAGGAGGAGCACCTCGGCGTGCTCCACGCCGCGGCCGGCACGACCGACCTGCTGGTAGTAGGCGATGGGGGAGGAGGGCGAGCCGAGGTGCACCACGAAGCCGAGGTCGGGCTTGTCGAAGCCCATGCCGAGCGCGGAGGTGGCGATCAGGGCCTTGACCTTGTTACCGAGCAGGTCGTCCTCGGCCTGCTGACGGTCGGCGTTCTCCGTCTTGCCGGTGTAGGAGGCGACCGTGTGACCGCGATGCCGGAGGAAGGCCGTGACCTCCTCGGCGGCGGCCACCGTGAGCGTGTAGATGATCCCCGAACCCGGCAGGTCATCGAGGTGGTCGGCGAGCCACGCCATCCGGTGCGCGGCGTCCGGCAGGCGGAGCACACTCAGGCTCAGGCTGTCCCGGTCCAATGGGCCACGCAGCACCAGGGCGTCCGAAGTGCCCCCGGTACCGAGTTGTTCGGCGACATCGGCGGTCACGCGCGCGTTGGCGGTGGCGGTCGTCGCGAGCACGGGCACTCCGGGCGGGAGATCGGAGAGCATGGTGCGCAGCCGCCGGTAGTCCGGCCGGAAGTCGTGGCCCCAGTCCGAGATGCAGTGCGCCTCGTCCACCACGAGAAGGCCGGTCGCCGCGGCCAGCTTGGGCAGGACCTGATCGCGGAAGTCCGGGTTGTTGAGGCGTTCCGGGGAGACCAGCAGTACATCGACGTCGCCCGCGGCGATCTCGTGCTGAATGGTGTCCCATTCCTCGGTGTTGGAGGAGTTGATGGTCCGCGCGTGGATCCCGGCGCGGGCCGCGGCCTCGACCTGGTTGCGCATCAGCGCGAGCAACGGGGAGACGATCACCGTCGGGCCGCTGCCGCGGGCCCGCAGCAGCGAGGTGGCCACGAAGTAGACCGCGGACTTGCCCCACCCCGTGCGCTGCACGACCAGGGCTCGGCGTCTGTCGGCGACCAGTGCCTCGATCGCCCGCCACTGGTCCTCACGCAGCCGGGCCGCGCCGGTGGCGTCTCCGACGAGGCGTGCGAGGACCGCGTCGGCGGCCGCCCGGAGATCCGCGTTGCTCGTGTGCTCCATGCGTCCCATACAACAGGACGGCACTGACAGAGGGGAGCCGGGCGGGGCGGGACGCCGATTTTGGGCCGGGCGGTGTGGGGCGGATGTGCGGTTTCGGGGCCGGGGGTGTGCGGGGCGCCGGGCCCAGCCATCGCGGTGTGGCAGCTGACCACTGCCGGGCCGGGGCAGGAGAGGGGTCGGCCCTCGACATACGACGCGTTGTCGTGTCCCTGGTCGGAGTTATCCACAGGGCAAAGCGGAGCCTCGCGATCCGCGAGATCGTCTGCGCATGACGAACCACAGCGAAGCGACTGGATCTTCCGAAAACGACGGCACCGCAGGCAGCGAACAGCACCTCGCCCCGCGGGCCGGCGGCCCGACCGACGTACCTGACGTGTCTGGCGTGCATGACATGCACGATGTGCATGAGGGACACGATGTGCAGCGTGGGCATGACGTGCAGGCTGGGCATGGCACCCACCCAGGGCTCGCGCAACAAGCGGACCAATCCGACCGCACCGCATACGAAGGGCAGCCGGCCGACCAGCAGGTCACCCTGCGCACCCCGGCCGAACTGGCCGATGCGTTGCCGTATCTCCTCGGATACCGCCCCGAGGACAGCATCGTGCTCGTCGCCCTGCACGACAGGGGTGGCCGCGGCCGGTTCGGTGGCCGGGCACGGCTCGGCATTCCCGCGAGTACGGACGACTGGGACTCCGCGGCCAGGCAGCTGACCCACGGACTGGTGAGGGGCAGCGAGCGCAGGGGAGCCCGGGCCGAGCAGATGGTCGCCTTCCTCTGCCAGGAACCGGCACAGGGCGAGACCGGCCAACAGGTCATGGAACGGCTGCGCCCGCTGGCCCAGAAGATGCGTCTCGCCTGCGGCGGTCTGGACGTCCCGGTGATCGAGGCCCTGTGCATCTCCGACGGTCGCTTCTGGTCGTACTGCTGCGACAAGGAGGATTGCTGTCCGCCCGAGGGGCGGCCGATGGGTTTGCCCGGTACGTCCGTGCTGGCTGCCGCGGCCACGTACGCCGGACTGCAGGTGCGCGGAACGCTGCGCGAGTTGCAGGCCAGGCTGTTGCCCTGGGAGACCGCCGCAGCCCTGGAACAGGAGATCGCCCTGGACACCGTCGGCATGGCGCTCGTCCCCAGGATCCTCGACGACGCGACACGCTCGGGCGTGGCAGAGGAGACGCTGGAGCTCGCCGAGCGGCTCCTGAGCCGCTTCGCCGCGGCCCCGCCCGCGTCCGGAACGCTCACTGCGGATCTCCGCGACGACGAACTGCTCGGACACGACGAAGCCGCGAGGCTCATTCTGGGCCTGCAGGACCGCTCGACCCGCGACCGCGTGGCCGAGTGGATGGAGGGCGACGAGGCCGGTCCCGCCCTCCGGCTCTGGCGAGCGCTGGCCCGCCGCTGCGTCGGACCGTACCGCGAGTACGCCGCGCCGCCCCTCACCCTCGCCGGCTGGGTCGCCTGGTCCACCGGTGACGATCTGGAGGCCCGAGAAGCCCTTGCCATGGCACTCGGCGCCGACACCGACTACCTCTTCGCGCGCCTCCTGCACCAGGCCTGCAACGAGGGTCTGGACCCCGAGTCGATCCGCCGTTGCCTGCGCGCGGAACGCGTGGGTCGCGAGCGGACGGACGCCGGGCGCCTCGACAGGCCGGAGGATGCCGAAGAGCCGTTGCGGGGCGCGGCAGTTGAGTCCAAGCCGATGTCGGACGCGAGTCATCGCCGCCGGTCTCGGCACGATGCGGGTGCGGCCGGCAGTTTCCTGCGCTCCGCACGGGGCGCCGGGCGAGAGCGGGCTGCGAGCGGCTCGCGCCCGCGTACTACGGCGGGGACACATCCCGGTGCCCCGCGGCCGGGCGGCACGTCTGCGCGTACCTCGAAGCGCACGGCTGCGCGCACGCCCAAGAGCACGGCTCCGCCCACCTCGAACAGCACGGCCGCGCGCACCTCGAAGAAGGGAACCGCGCGTCGGAGCGGGCCCCGTCCGGACGGTGTGCGTCCCGGAAAAGCGGGCGCCGAGGGGGACGCGTGAGCCGTTACGGGCAGAGCACTGACCGATGGTGTCGAAGCGATGGCCGTCGCGGGCAGCGCACTGATCGAGGCCGTGGAGGTGAAGGTAGTCACGGCGCGAGGCGCGGGCGCCAACCAGGGAACGGCGTCCGTGAGCCGGGTCTGCACCATCAGTTCCGCGATCCGGGTCTACGCGATCAGCTCCGTGATCCCAGTCGCCACAAACAGCAGAGGTCGGCCGATGACTTGTCCCTGGGACGGCACCGACCTCGTGGCCGCCTCCGTGTCCCGGAGGCCCTCAGCCGGCCTGGCGAACTCGGTGAACGCGGTGACCATTCCGCGCGGTTACCCCATCACGGGCGTGACTTGGAGGAGTCCCTCCCCGTTCACCTGAGTGGCGGAACGCCTGGACTGGCTGTGCCGCCGCACCGCCCCTGTCACCCCGGGTCCCCCAGCCGGCGCCGCACACGCCCGAGGCGCAACGAGCGCAGAGGAAGCCGCCCCATGCCACAGCCGCCCCCCGCATCCCCGGCCGCCGACGACCGCGCGACAGCCGGTCGGCCGGTGCCGTCTCCCAGGCT contains the following coding sequences:
- a CDS encoding RecQ family ATP-dependent DNA helicase; translated protein: MEHTSNADLRAAADAVLARLVGDATGAARLREDQWRAIEALVADRRRALVVQRTGWGKSAVYFVATSLLRARGSGPTVIVSPLLALMRNQVEAAARAGIHARTINSSNTEEWDTIQHEIAAGDVDVLLVSPERLNNPDFRDQVLPKLAAATGLLVVDEAHCISDWGHDFRPDYRRLRTMLSDLPPGVPVLATTATANARVTADVAEQLGTGGTSDALVLRGPLDRDSLSLSVLRLPDAAHRMAWLADHLDDLPGSGIIYTLTVAAAEEVTAFLRHRGHTVASYTGKTENADRQQAEDDLLGNKVKALIATSALGMGFDKPDLGFVVHLGSPSSPIAYYQQVGRAGRGVEHAEVLLLPGQEDEAIWQYFASLAFPSEDLVRRTLDVLARADRPLSLPALEPLVELRRSRLETMLKVLDVDGAVRRVKGGWIATGQPWTYESERYDWVAKQRKAEQQAMREYASTTGCRMEFLQRQLDDEEAKPCGRCDNCAGARFTADTSTVALDAARVDLVRAGVEVEPRRMWPTGLPAIGVDLKGRIPAGEQAAPGRALGRLSDIGWGNRLRPMLAPHAPDGPVPDDVAKAVVGVLVDWAKGPGGWASGAQDAPPRPVGVVTVASRTRPQLINSLGARIAEVGRLPLLGSLQYTGEAPQLSRSNSAQRLKALDGALTLPPTLASALAETPGPVLLVDDFTETGWTLAVAARILRRAGAQGVMPLVLAMQG
- a CDS encoding TetR/AcrR family transcriptional regulator; this encodes MVTSRWTAAPAQTASLRRRGAVLDRAILDAALEQLSTVGWNGLTMEGVAAGAQTGKAAVYRRWPSKEDLVADALRAGLPRFESVPDLGSVREDLLELCRQAREAMFSRPGFALRSVIHECDSLQAERFHGVIFEGVVEPTIRLLREVVTRGIERGEVRADAANGYVFDAIPAMMMYRSKVCASEWNDRDLEEMVDQLMLPLLRPTGL
- a CDS encoding MFS transporter, which translates into the protein MTTSQLIKDQKPGAARREGHPGIALTVIAACQLMVVLDATIVNIALPHIQDALKFSTTDLTWVVSAYTLTFGGLLLLGGRAGDILGRRRVFMAGILLFTLASLLGGLAQEPWQLLAARVLQGVGGAIASPTSLALITTTFPEGPERNRAFGVFAAVSAGGGAIGLLAGGMLTEWLDWRWVLFVNVPIGIVIAVLTPLYISESERHSGRFDIAGALTSTAGMASLVYGFIRAADEGWRDNLTIGSFGAAVALLLTFAFIESRAKEPITPLRMFADRNRSGTYVIMLSLAAAMFGMFFYIVLFVQNVLQYSPIEAGLAFLPVTVVIALGAGLSQRFLPVLGPKPFMLAGSALTAIGLAWQTLISADSSYVGGVLGPMLAFGFGMGLNFVTLTLTAVSGVAQHEAGAASGLLNATQQVGGSLGLSILTTVFGSASKDEAEKQLPKFMAEGSAEQKAEFAKTQQLPGPWGHEVLTQGISTGFVAAAAMAVLALATAWLVIRVRKSDLDALAGTSGPMAG
- a CDS encoding ribonuclease HII — protein: MPYEPPTHTVERSLRATTGAKIIAGVDEVGRGAWAGPVTVCAAVTGLRRPPTGLTDSKLLTVKRRTELAEKLQTWVTSYALGHASPEEIDDLGMTAALRLAAGRALETLPVRPDAVILDGKHDYLGTPWRVRTVIKGDRSCVAVAAASVIAKVQRDKMMAELGIDHADFGFADNAGYPSPVHKAALAERGPTPYHRLSWAYLDALPQWRHLKKVRTWVEGSVPEVEGQLGFDF
- a CDS encoding DUF4192 domain-containing protein, which produces MTNHSEATGSSENDGTAGSEQHLAPRAGGPTDVPDVSGVHDMHDVHEGHDVQRGHDVQAGHGTHPGLAQQADQSDRTAYEGQPADQQVTLRTPAELADALPYLLGYRPEDSIVLVALHDRGGRGRFGGRARLGIPASTDDWDSAARQLTHGLVRGSERRGARAEQMVAFLCQEPAQGETGQQVMERLRPLAQKMRLACGGLDVPVIEALCISDGRFWSYCCDKEDCCPPEGRPMGLPGTSVLAAAATYAGLQVRGTLRELQARLLPWETAAALEQEIALDTVGMALVPRILDDATRSGVAEETLELAERLLSRFAAAPPASGTLTADLRDDELLGHDEAARLILGLQDRSTRDRVAEWMEGDEAGPALRLWRALARRCVGPYREYAAPPLTLAGWVAWSTGDDLEAREALAMALGADTDYLFARLLHQACNEGLDPESIRRCLRAERVGRERTDAGRLDRPEDAEEPLRGAAVESKPMSDASHRRRSRHDAGAAGSFLRSARGAGRERAASGSRPRTTAGTHPGAPRPGGTSARTSKRTAARTPKSTAPPTSNSTAARTSKKGTARRSGPRPDGVRPGKAGAEGDA
- a CDS encoding ADP-ribosylglycohydrolase family protein, which codes for MTADSSPEGRLDRALASLRGLAVGDALGSQFFVPANYPLLKRRELPSGPWQWTDDTEMACSVVAVLAVDHCIDQDVLARSFAEHHDFDRGYGPAVNRLLRLVREGGDWRELSAALFNGQGSWGNGAAMRIAPLGAWYADDPEQATHQAEISAYPTHQHREAVVGAMAVAAAAALAAAPGGPPSPESLLDDVVALVPKSAVGAGLRRARDMLDYGDAATVAAVLGCGRRTTAHDTVPFALWSAARALGDYEQAFWTTAQVGGDVDTTCAIVGGVIGSGKAGSVPTEWVARTEALPEWVPTSA